From the genome of Eucalyptus grandis isolate ANBG69807.140 chromosome 2, ASM1654582v1, whole genome shotgun sequence, one region includes:
- the LOC104432937 gene encoding uncharacterized protein LOC104432937 codes for MSIALGSTNSHPASPATRKSFIMERMGDKDIVKRAFKMFQNNNAGQKLSGEESEKVLSREGEPKASIPLIRQKENGGPLKAGSGAQKASQPASSSYGSRSDERAGKVAEVPLLMKKLKERSTAVDKGKLQSQAKLKEEKRQGTKTQDPVSPREAHPHQVSQGIVN; via the exons ATGTCGATTGCTTTGGGTTCCACAAATTCTCATCCGGCTTCTCCCGCCACAAGGAAATCTTTCATCATGGAGAGAATGGGGGATAAGGACATTGTCAAGCGAGCATTCAAGATGTTCCAGAACAATAATGCGGGCCAGAAGTTGTCTGGCGAAGAATCAGAGAAG GTGCTTTCCAGGGAGGGAGAACCAAAGGCTTCCATTCCCCTAATTAGACAGAAGGAAAATGGGGG GCCACTTAAAGCAGGGAGTGGGGCACAAAAAGCTTCTCAGCCTGCGTCTTCTTCCTATGGCTCCAGAAGTGATGAGAGGGCGGGAAAGGTTGCAGAGGTTCCActg TTaatgaagaagttgaaggaAAGATCCACGGCTGTAGATAAAGGAAAGCTGCAATCTCAAGCAAAATTAAAG GAAGAAAAAAGGCAGGGCACAAAAACTCAAGACCCAGTCTCACCCAGAGAGGCACACCCACATCAGGTCAGCCAGGGCATAGTAAATTGA